Proteins from a single region of Sebastes umbrosus isolate fSebUmb1 chromosome 8, fSebUmb1.pri, whole genome shotgun sequence:
- the LOC119492855 gene encoding ubiquitin-associated protein 2-like isoform X2 yields the protein MMTSVASNQARGTRDKTMPTTTQTTQPQKQIQATAEQIRLAQMIYDKNDADFEDKVKQLIEVTGKTQDECVVALHDCNEDVNRAINFLLESTSDTNSWETVGKKRSLGKEGGPSEIKESREKKGGEREASRGRGASNRRGRGISRGREGRLEENGFEVAPGERGGDRGRRGRGRGAGVRGRGRAADGNRFSTQGMGTFNPADYSANARARQEAWDGNEPAEGTGNPEDWASEDWNEDLSETKVFTASSPQANHITPGSNVDLASLLPKTGVAVGGSMDSDLGAIVDGPSAEDLGQSLVFTNSHHNGRTATHSYAHATANSYAHAASASTTYAHAALSSVLGSGFGSLNAPKPTPASDIRTSEQLNGPRLGQRASQTLATASNINVSKDAGPPPMQNPVAASYPSLEIKAQRVENGPVAAQHLEMKLQPEPSAVLSQLAQRHLQSSILPITDPLGLSHAPQVPTPPGHESSVPPVRDGASPGVKLPGMEPSVTDPPQRQLKTQRRRVPPPSKIPSSAVEMPGSADIPGLNVQFGALDFGSEAGSGTGDMAQTESAREQAPAHGPAHVPMPVPTAVPTQQPQSSLFSKPGSVSEHMSSLPTLPLAVSDPSFPSPSLGLPSATPSPSMGLPSAAAPPSSTAPTAASRVESSGPRSLPPHLGYSQSKDVPSAATLTNGYSGMKTQSTQDTTSSSRTVITESPVMTSDGGHHIPSPAVTPSHSTSISSLSSHVTSTHSSGSALATSSSLTISNEDSSSGNLHAYSLSSSSQAVNSSPSAPLAVSSSISNGLHQSGAPGLTPNGTNATLLAAGNRTAPLLNTTSGKAPPNLAQGVPPLLANQYIMGPGGLLPAYPIYGYEDLQMLQSRLPMDYYGVTFPGTAAAMPGRESLANNPYTGEATKFGRNDSSSPAPPTSLSTAGVQSQPQQAQQAGNQGQGQGQGQQTQNQAFLNPPLPPGYGYTGLPYYAGMPGVPSAFQYGPTVFVPPASAKQPAMGLANPSNQYHQQHQPNYGQHAYGAAFDDLSQAHGGEYSKGGYGGSAQSQAKSAGSGPGKDDSTVKSVLEEAPGLSGSGTGGGVPDMGGSIYSKTQSFDKQGFHTGTPPPFSLPSALGGTGPLNPGGAPGYAPAPFLHILPPHQQPHSQLLHHHLTQDGQGGPGQRSQSSSMQQKNQGNKSSYGTSPYWAN from the exons atgatgacTTCAGTGGCCAGCAATCAAGCCCGGGGGACTCGGGATAAAACGATGCCTACcaccacacaaacaacacagccACAGAAACAGATACAG GCAACAGCAGAACAGATTCGTTTAGCCCAAATGATCTACGACAAAAATGATGCTGACTTTGAAGACAAGGTCAAACAG CTGATTGAGGTCACTGGGAAGACTCAAGATGAGTGCGTGGTAGCCCTCCATGACTGCAACGAAGATGTAAACAGAGCCATCAATTTTCTGCTGGAGAGCACTTCTGACACA AACTCCTGGGAGACTGTAGGGAAGAAGCGTAGCCTTGGGAAAGAAGGAGGACCCTCAGAGATAAAGGAAAGCAGGGAGAAGAAAGGAGGGGAAAGGGAGGCCAGTCGCGGACGTGGGGCATCCAACAGGAGGGGCAGAGGCATCAGCAGAGGGCGTGAAg GTCGGTTAGAGGAGAATGGGTTTGAGGTGGCtcctggagagagagggggagaccGTGGACGCAGAGGGCGGGGCAGAG ggGCAGGGGTTCGCGGTAGAGGAAGAGCAGCTGATGGCAACAGGTTCTCCACCCAGGGAATGGG CACCTTCAATCCTGCTGACTACTCAGCTAATGCTCGAGCTCGCCAGGAGGCATGGGATGGCAATGAACCTGCTGAGGGAACTG GCAATCCGGAAGACTGGGCATCAGAGGACTGGAATGAGGAT TTGTCTGAGACCAAAGTATTCACTGCCTCTTCTCCTCAAGCAAACCACATAACACCTGGATCCAA TGTTGACCTGGCTAGCTTACTGCCTAAGACTGGAGTCGCTGTAGGGGGTTCTATGGACTCTGACTTGGGGGCGATAGTCGATGGCCCCTCAGCCGAGGATTTGGGCCAAAGCCTGGTGTTTACCAATTCCCACCACAATGGACGCACTGCTACACACAGCTACGCACATGCCACAGCCAACAGCTACGCCCATGCCGCCTCTGCTAGTACCACCTACGCACATGCTGCACTG TCCTCAGTCCTGGGTTCTGGTTTTGGGTCCCTGAATGCACCTAAGCCGACACCTGCCTCTGACATTAGGACATCGGAGCAGCTCAATGGGCCTCGGCTTGGTCAGAGAGCAAGTCAGACGTTGGCCACCGCCAGCAACATTAATGTTTCCAAAGATGCAGGGCCACCTCCGATGCAGAACCCTGTTGCTGCCTCCTATCCCTCTTTAGAAATCAAGGCTCAGCGAGTGGAGAACGGCCCTGTTGCTGCCCAACACT TGGAGATGAAGCTTCAACCAGAGCCATCAGCGGTGCTCAGCCAGCTGGCTCAGAGGCATCTACAGTCCTCCATACTTCCCATCACTGATCCTCTGGGCCTGTCACATGCTCCACAGGTCCCCACACCGCCAG GTCATGAGTCCTCCGTCCCTCCTGTAAGAGATGGAGCTTCTCCAGGAGTGAAGTTGCCAGGCATGGAGCCTTCCGTCACAGATCCCCCTCAGCGGCAGCTAAAGACACAGAGACGTAGAGTACCTCCTCCCTCAAAG ATCCCGTCGTCAGCAGTGGAGATGCCGGGCTCAGCAGATATACCTGGCCTGAATGTTCAGTTTGGGGCTCTTGACTTTGGGTCTGAGGCTGGTAGTGGAACGGGAGACATGGCACAGACGGAGTCGGCCAGGGAACAAGCCCCAGCTCATGGCCCTGCTCATGTACCCATGCCTGTCCCTACTGCTGTTCCCACACAGCAGCCACAGAGCAGCCTGTTCTCCAAGCCAGGATCTGTGAG TGAACACATGAGCAGCTTACCCACCTTGCCCTTAGCCGTATCAGATCCCAGCTTCCCCTCACCATCCTTGGGCTTACCCAGCGCCACACCCTCCCCCTCCATGGGTCTTCCCAGTGCAGCCGCTCCACCCTCCTCTACAGCCCCTACCGCAGCCAGCCGTGTGGAGAGCAGTGGTCCAAGGTCCCTGCCACCTCATCTGGGCTACTCTCAGAGTAAAGATGTCCCCTCAGCTGCTACTCTCACA AATGGCTACAGTGGCATGAAGACACAGAGCACACAGGACA CTACATCATCGTCTAGAACAGTGATAACTGAGTCTCCAGTTATGACGAGTGATGGTGGCCACCACATCCCCTCCCCTGCCGTTACACCTTCCCACTCAACATCCATCTCTTCGCTCAGCAG TCACGTGACCAGTACTCACTCATCTGGATCGGCCCTCGCCACAAGCTCCTCCCTCACt ATAAGTAATGAGGACAGCAGTAGCGGCAACCTCCATGCCTATTCGTTGTCGTCATCCAGCCAAGCTGTCAATTCCAGTCCTTCAGCTCCCCTGGCTGTCAGTAGCTCAATCTCCAATGGTCTGCACCAATCTGGAGCACCGGGATTAACTCCTAATGGCACAAATGCCACACTGTTAGCTGCAGGCAACCGCACAGCACCCCTGCTCAACACCACCTCTG GTAAAGCTCCTCCCAACTTGGCCCAAGGTGTGCCACCTCTCCTGGCCAACCAGTACATCATGGGCCCTGGTGGCTTGCTACCTGCTTACCCG ATCTATGGATACGAGGACTTGCAAATGCTGCAGTCTCGCCTTCCTATG GATTATTATGGTGTAACATTCCCTGGTACTGCGGCTGCTATGCCTGGAAGAGAGAGCCTGGCCAATAATCCATATACTG GTGAAGCGACAAAGTTTGGCAGGAATGATTCATCATCTCCAGCTCCCCCAACGAGCCTGTCTACAGCCGGGGTGCAATCACAGCCCCAGCAGGCTCAGCAGGCAGGAAACCAGGGTCAAGGCCAGGGGCAGGGTCAGCAAACACAGAACCAGGCGTTCCTCAATCCCCCTCTGCCCCCTGGCTACGGATACACTG GTCTGCCGTACTATGCTGGTATGCCGGGGGTTCCCTCAGCCTTCCAGTATGGCCCCACCGTCTTTGTGCCTCCTGCTTCGGCCAAGCAACCTGCAATGGGCCTGGCCAACCCCTCCAATCAGTATCACCAACAGCATCAGCCCAATTACGGACAGCATGCATATGGCGCAG ccTTTGATGACCTGTCTCAAGCCCACGGTGGGGAGTACAGTAAGGGAGGGTACGGAGGCTCTGCCCAGTCACAGGCCAAGTCAGCGGGCAGCGGCCCTGGGAAAG ATGATTCTACAGTCAAGAGTGTTCTGGAGGAAG CACCAGGACTGTCAGGGTCAGGCACCGGTGGAGGAGTACCGGACATGGGAGGTTCAATCTACAGCAAAACTCAG TCATTTGACAAGCAGGGCTTCCACACGGGGACACCGCCTCCCTTCAGCCTGCCTTCAGCGCTGGGGGGAACAGGGCCCCTGAACCCTGGGGGTGCTCCTGGCTACGCCCCTGCTCCCTTCCTGCACATCCTGCCACCGCACCAACAGCCCCACTCCCAGCTGCTGCACCATCACCTCACACAGGACGGACAG GGTGGTCCTGGTCAGCGCAGTCAGTCCAGCAGCATGCAGCAGAAAAACCAAGGCAACAAGTCCAGCTACGGCACCTCCCCCTACTGGGCCAACTGA
- the LOC119492855 gene encoding ubiquitin-associated protein 2-like isoform X3, producing MMTSVASNQARGTRDKTMPTTTQTTQPQKQIQATAEQIRLAQMIYDKNDADFEDKVKQLIEVTGKTQDECVVALHDCNEDVNRAINFLLESTSDTNSWETVGKKRSLGKEGGPSEIKESREKKGGEREASRGRGASNRRGRGISRGREGRLEENGFEVAPGERGGDRGRRGRGRGAGVRGRGRAADGNRFSTQGMGTFNPADYSANARARQEAWDGNEPAEGTGNPEDWASEDWNEDLSETKVFTASSPQANHITPGSNVDLASLLPKTGVAVGGSMDSDLGAIVDGPSAEDLGQSLVFTNSHHNGRTATHSYAHATANSYAHAASASTTYAHAALSSVLGSGFGSLNAPKPTPASDIRTSEQLNGPRLGQRASQTLATASNINVSKDAGPPPMQNPVAASYPSLEIKAQRVENGPVAAQHLEMKLQPEPSAVLSQLAQRHLQSSILPITDPLGLSHAPQVPTPPGHESSVPPVRDGASPGVKLPGMEPSVTDPPQRQLKTQRRRVPPPSKIPSSAVEMPGSADIPGLNVQFGALDFGSEAGSGTGDMAQTESAREQAPAHGPAHVPMPVPTAVPTQQPQSSLFSKPGSVSEHMSSLPTLPLAVSDPSFPSPSLGLPSATPSPSMGLPSAAAPPSSTAPTAASRVESSGPRSLPPHLGYSQSKDVPSAATLTNGYSGMKTQSTQDTTSSSRTVITESPVMTSDGGHHIPSPAVTPSHSTSISSLSSHVTSTHSSGSALATSSSLTISNEDSSSGNLHAYSLSSSSQAVNSSPSAPLAVSSSISNGLHQSGAPGLTPNGTNATLLAAGNRTAPLLNTTSGKAPPNLAQGVPPLLANQYIMGPGGLLPAYPQIYGYEDLQMLQSRLPMDYYGVTFPGTAAAMPGRESLANNPYTGEATKFGRNDSSSPAPPTSLSTAGVQSQPQQAQQAGNQGQGQGQGQQTQNQAFLNPPLPPGYGYTGLPYYAGMPGVPSAFQYGPTVFVPPASAKQPAMGLANPSNQYHQQHQPNYGQHAYGAAFDDLSQAHGGEYSKGGYGGSAQSQAKSAGSGPGKAPGLSGSGTGGGVPDMGGSIYSKTQSFDKQGFHTGTPPPFSLPSALGGTGPLNPGGAPGYAPAPFLHILPPHQQPHSQLLHHHLTQDGQGGPGQRSQSSSMQQKNQGNKSSYGTSPYWAN from the exons atgatgacTTCAGTGGCCAGCAATCAAGCCCGGGGGACTCGGGATAAAACGATGCCTACcaccacacaaacaacacagccACAGAAACAGATACAG GCAACAGCAGAACAGATTCGTTTAGCCCAAATGATCTACGACAAAAATGATGCTGACTTTGAAGACAAGGTCAAACAG CTGATTGAGGTCACTGGGAAGACTCAAGATGAGTGCGTGGTAGCCCTCCATGACTGCAACGAAGATGTAAACAGAGCCATCAATTTTCTGCTGGAGAGCACTTCTGACACA AACTCCTGGGAGACTGTAGGGAAGAAGCGTAGCCTTGGGAAAGAAGGAGGACCCTCAGAGATAAAGGAAAGCAGGGAGAAGAAAGGAGGGGAAAGGGAGGCCAGTCGCGGACGTGGGGCATCCAACAGGAGGGGCAGAGGCATCAGCAGAGGGCGTGAAg GTCGGTTAGAGGAGAATGGGTTTGAGGTGGCtcctggagagagagggggagaccGTGGACGCAGAGGGCGGGGCAGAG ggGCAGGGGTTCGCGGTAGAGGAAGAGCAGCTGATGGCAACAGGTTCTCCACCCAGGGAATGGG CACCTTCAATCCTGCTGACTACTCAGCTAATGCTCGAGCTCGCCAGGAGGCATGGGATGGCAATGAACCTGCTGAGGGAACTG GCAATCCGGAAGACTGGGCATCAGAGGACTGGAATGAGGAT TTGTCTGAGACCAAAGTATTCACTGCCTCTTCTCCTCAAGCAAACCACATAACACCTGGATCCAA TGTTGACCTGGCTAGCTTACTGCCTAAGACTGGAGTCGCTGTAGGGGGTTCTATGGACTCTGACTTGGGGGCGATAGTCGATGGCCCCTCAGCCGAGGATTTGGGCCAAAGCCTGGTGTTTACCAATTCCCACCACAATGGACGCACTGCTACACACAGCTACGCACATGCCACAGCCAACAGCTACGCCCATGCCGCCTCTGCTAGTACCACCTACGCACATGCTGCACTG TCCTCAGTCCTGGGTTCTGGTTTTGGGTCCCTGAATGCACCTAAGCCGACACCTGCCTCTGACATTAGGACATCGGAGCAGCTCAATGGGCCTCGGCTTGGTCAGAGAGCAAGTCAGACGTTGGCCACCGCCAGCAACATTAATGTTTCCAAAGATGCAGGGCCACCTCCGATGCAGAACCCTGTTGCTGCCTCCTATCCCTCTTTAGAAATCAAGGCTCAGCGAGTGGAGAACGGCCCTGTTGCTGCCCAACACT TGGAGATGAAGCTTCAACCAGAGCCATCAGCGGTGCTCAGCCAGCTGGCTCAGAGGCATCTACAGTCCTCCATACTTCCCATCACTGATCCTCTGGGCCTGTCACATGCTCCACAGGTCCCCACACCGCCAG GTCATGAGTCCTCCGTCCCTCCTGTAAGAGATGGAGCTTCTCCAGGAGTGAAGTTGCCAGGCATGGAGCCTTCCGTCACAGATCCCCCTCAGCGGCAGCTAAAGACACAGAGACGTAGAGTACCTCCTCCCTCAAAG ATCCCGTCGTCAGCAGTGGAGATGCCGGGCTCAGCAGATATACCTGGCCTGAATGTTCAGTTTGGGGCTCTTGACTTTGGGTCTGAGGCTGGTAGTGGAACGGGAGACATGGCACAGACGGAGTCGGCCAGGGAACAAGCCCCAGCTCATGGCCCTGCTCATGTACCCATGCCTGTCCCTACTGCTGTTCCCACACAGCAGCCACAGAGCAGCCTGTTCTCCAAGCCAGGATCTGTGAG TGAACACATGAGCAGCTTACCCACCTTGCCCTTAGCCGTATCAGATCCCAGCTTCCCCTCACCATCCTTGGGCTTACCCAGCGCCACACCCTCCCCCTCCATGGGTCTTCCCAGTGCAGCCGCTCCACCCTCCTCTACAGCCCCTACCGCAGCCAGCCGTGTGGAGAGCAGTGGTCCAAGGTCCCTGCCACCTCATCTGGGCTACTCTCAGAGTAAAGATGTCCCCTCAGCTGCTACTCTCACA AATGGCTACAGTGGCATGAAGACACAGAGCACACAGGACA CTACATCATCGTCTAGAACAGTGATAACTGAGTCTCCAGTTATGACGAGTGATGGTGGCCACCACATCCCCTCCCCTGCCGTTACACCTTCCCACTCAACATCCATCTCTTCGCTCAGCAG TCACGTGACCAGTACTCACTCATCTGGATCGGCCCTCGCCACAAGCTCCTCCCTCACt ATAAGTAATGAGGACAGCAGTAGCGGCAACCTCCATGCCTATTCGTTGTCGTCATCCAGCCAAGCTGTCAATTCCAGTCCTTCAGCTCCCCTGGCTGTCAGTAGCTCAATCTCCAATGGTCTGCACCAATCTGGAGCACCGGGATTAACTCCTAATGGCACAAATGCCACACTGTTAGCTGCAGGCAACCGCACAGCACCCCTGCTCAACACCACCTCTG GTAAAGCTCCTCCCAACTTGGCCCAAGGTGTGCCACCTCTCCTGGCCAACCAGTACATCATGGGCCCTGGTGGCTTGCTACCTGCTTACCCG caGATCTATGGATACGAGGACTTGCAAATGCTGCAGTCTCGCCTTCCTATG GATTATTATGGTGTAACATTCCCTGGTACTGCGGCTGCTATGCCTGGAAGAGAGAGCCTGGCCAATAATCCATATACTG GTGAAGCGACAAAGTTTGGCAGGAATGATTCATCATCTCCAGCTCCCCCAACGAGCCTGTCTACAGCCGGGGTGCAATCACAGCCCCAGCAGGCTCAGCAGGCAGGAAACCAGGGTCAAGGCCAGGGGCAGGGTCAGCAAACACAGAACCAGGCGTTCCTCAATCCCCCTCTGCCCCCTGGCTACGGATACACTG GTCTGCCGTACTATGCTGGTATGCCGGGGGTTCCCTCAGCCTTCCAGTATGGCCCCACCGTCTTTGTGCCTCCTGCTTCGGCCAAGCAACCTGCAATGGGCCTGGCCAACCCCTCCAATCAGTATCACCAACAGCATCAGCCCAATTACGGACAGCATGCATATGGCGCAG ccTTTGATGACCTGTCTCAAGCCCACGGTGGGGAGTACAGTAAGGGAGGGTACGGAGGCTCTGCCCAGTCACAGGCCAAGTCAGCGGGCAGCGGCCCTGGGAAAG CACCAGGACTGTCAGGGTCAGGCACCGGTGGAGGAGTACCGGACATGGGAGGTTCAATCTACAGCAAAACTCAG TCATTTGACAAGCAGGGCTTCCACACGGGGACACCGCCTCCCTTCAGCCTGCCTTCAGCGCTGGGGGGAACAGGGCCCCTGAACCCTGGGGGTGCTCCTGGCTACGCCCCTGCTCCCTTCCTGCACATCCTGCCACCGCACCAACAGCCCCACTCCCAGCTGCTGCACCATCACCTCACACAGGACGGACAG GGTGGTCCTGGTCAGCGCAGTCAGTCCAGCAGCATGCAGCAGAAAAACCAAGGCAACAAGTCCAGCTACGGCACCTCCCCCTACTGGGCCAACTGA
- the LOC119492855 gene encoding ubiquitin-associated protein 2-like isoform X4, which yields MMTSVASNQARGTRDKTMPTTTQTTQPQKQIQATAEQIRLAQMIYDKNDADFEDKVKQLIEVTGKTQDECVVALHDCNEDVNRAINFLLESTSDTNSWETVGKKRSLGKEGGPSEIKESREKKGGEREASRGRGASNRRGRGISRGREGRLEENGFEVAPGERGGDRGRRGRGRGAGVRGRGRAADGNRFSTQGMGTFNPADYSANARARQEAWDGNEPAEGTGNPEDWASEDWNEDLSETKVFTASSPQANHITPGSNVDLASLLPKTGVAVGGSMDSDLGAIVDGPSAEDLGQSLVFTNSHHNGRTATHSYAHATANSYAHAASASTTYAHAALSSVLGSGFGSLNAPKPTPASDIRTSEQLNGPRLGQRASQTLATASNINVSKDAGPPPMQNPVAASYPSLEIKAQRVENGPVAAQHLEMKLQPEPSAVLSQLAQRHLQSSILPITDPLGLSHAPQVPTPPGHESSVPPVRDGASPGVKLPGMEPSVTDPPQRQLKTQRRRVPPPSKIPSSAVEMPGSADIPGLNVQFGALDFGSEAGSGTGDMAQTESAREQAPAHGPAHVPMPVPTAVPTQQPQSSLFSKPGSVSEHMSSLPTLPLAVSDPSFPSPSLGLPSATPSPSMGLPSAAAPPSSTAPTAASRVESSGPRSLPPHLGYSQSKDVPSAATLTNGYSGMKTQSTQDTTSSSRTVITESPVMTSDGGHHIPSPAVTPSHSTSISSLSSHVTSTHSSGSALATSSSLTISNEDSSSGNLHAYSLSSSSQAVNSSPSAPLAVSSSISNGLHQSGAPGLTPNGTNATLLAAGNRTAPLLNTTSGKAPPNLAQGVPPLLANQYIMGPGGLLPAYPQIYGYEDLQMLQSRLPMDYYGVTFPGTAAAMPGRESLANNPYTGEATKFGRNDSSSPAPPTSLSTAGVQSQPQQAQQAGNQGQGQGQGQQTQNQAFLNPPLPPGYGYTGLPYYAGMPGVPSAFQYGPTVFVPPASAKQPAMGLANPSNQYHQQHQPNYGQHAYGAAPGLSGSGTGGGVPDMGGSIYSKTQSFDKQGFHTGTPPPFSLPSALGGTGPLNPGGAPGYAPAPFLHILPPHQQPHSQLLHHHLTQDGQGGPGQRSQSSSMQQKNQGNKSSYGTSPYWAN from the exons atgatgacTTCAGTGGCCAGCAATCAAGCCCGGGGGACTCGGGATAAAACGATGCCTACcaccacacaaacaacacagccACAGAAACAGATACAG GCAACAGCAGAACAGATTCGTTTAGCCCAAATGATCTACGACAAAAATGATGCTGACTTTGAAGACAAGGTCAAACAG CTGATTGAGGTCACTGGGAAGACTCAAGATGAGTGCGTGGTAGCCCTCCATGACTGCAACGAAGATGTAAACAGAGCCATCAATTTTCTGCTGGAGAGCACTTCTGACACA AACTCCTGGGAGACTGTAGGGAAGAAGCGTAGCCTTGGGAAAGAAGGAGGACCCTCAGAGATAAAGGAAAGCAGGGAGAAGAAAGGAGGGGAAAGGGAGGCCAGTCGCGGACGTGGGGCATCCAACAGGAGGGGCAGAGGCATCAGCAGAGGGCGTGAAg GTCGGTTAGAGGAGAATGGGTTTGAGGTGGCtcctggagagagagggggagaccGTGGACGCAGAGGGCGGGGCAGAG ggGCAGGGGTTCGCGGTAGAGGAAGAGCAGCTGATGGCAACAGGTTCTCCACCCAGGGAATGGG CACCTTCAATCCTGCTGACTACTCAGCTAATGCTCGAGCTCGCCAGGAGGCATGGGATGGCAATGAACCTGCTGAGGGAACTG GCAATCCGGAAGACTGGGCATCAGAGGACTGGAATGAGGAT TTGTCTGAGACCAAAGTATTCACTGCCTCTTCTCCTCAAGCAAACCACATAACACCTGGATCCAA TGTTGACCTGGCTAGCTTACTGCCTAAGACTGGAGTCGCTGTAGGGGGTTCTATGGACTCTGACTTGGGGGCGATAGTCGATGGCCCCTCAGCCGAGGATTTGGGCCAAAGCCTGGTGTTTACCAATTCCCACCACAATGGACGCACTGCTACACACAGCTACGCACATGCCACAGCCAACAGCTACGCCCATGCCGCCTCTGCTAGTACCACCTACGCACATGCTGCACTG TCCTCAGTCCTGGGTTCTGGTTTTGGGTCCCTGAATGCACCTAAGCCGACACCTGCCTCTGACATTAGGACATCGGAGCAGCTCAATGGGCCTCGGCTTGGTCAGAGAGCAAGTCAGACGTTGGCCACCGCCAGCAACATTAATGTTTCCAAAGATGCAGGGCCACCTCCGATGCAGAACCCTGTTGCTGCCTCCTATCCCTCTTTAGAAATCAAGGCTCAGCGAGTGGAGAACGGCCCTGTTGCTGCCCAACACT TGGAGATGAAGCTTCAACCAGAGCCATCAGCGGTGCTCAGCCAGCTGGCTCAGAGGCATCTACAGTCCTCCATACTTCCCATCACTGATCCTCTGGGCCTGTCACATGCTCCACAGGTCCCCACACCGCCAG GTCATGAGTCCTCCGTCCCTCCTGTAAGAGATGGAGCTTCTCCAGGAGTGAAGTTGCCAGGCATGGAGCCTTCCGTCACAGATCCCCCTCAGCGGCAGCTAAAGACACAGAGACGTAGAGTACCTCCTCCCTCAAAG ATCCCGTCGTCAGCAGTGGAGATGCCGGGCTCAGCAGATATACCTGGCCTGAATGTTCAGTTTGGGGCTCTTGACTTTGGGTCTGAGGCTGGTAGTGGAACGGGAGACATGGCACAGACGGAGTCGGCCAGGGAACAAGCCCCAGCTCATGGCCCTGCTCATGTACCCATGCCTGTCCCTACTGCTGTTCCCACACAGCAGCCACAGAGCAGCCTGTTCTCCAAGCCAGGATCTGTGAG TGAACACATGAGCAGCTTACCCACCTTGCCCTTAGCCGTATCAGATCCCAGCTTCCCCTCACCATCCTTGGGCTTACCCAGCGCCACACCCTCCCCCTCCATGGGTCTTCCCAGTGCAGCCGCTCCACCCTCCTCTACAGCCCCTACCGCAGCCAGCCGTGTGGAGAGCAGTGGTCCAAGGTCCCTGCCACCTCATCTGGGCTACTCTCAGAGTAAAGATGTCCCCTCAGCTGCTACTCTCACA AATGGCTACAGTGGCATGAAGACACAGAGCACACAGGACA CTACATCATCGTCTAGAACAGTGATAACTGAGTCTCCAGTTATGACGAGTGATGGTGGCCACCACATCCCCTCCCCTGCCGTTACACCTTCCCACTCAACATCCATCTCTTCGCTCAGCAG TCACGTGACCAGTACTCACTCATCTGGATCGGCCCTCGCCACAAGCTCCTCCCTCACt ATAAGTAATGAGGACAGCAGTAGCGGCAACCTCCATGCCTATTCGTTGTCGTCATCCAGCCAAGCTGTCAATTCCAGTCCTTCAGCTCCCCTGGCTGTCAGTAGCTCAATCTCCAATGGTCTGCACCAATCTGGAGCACCGGGATTAACTCCTAATGGCACAAATGCCACACTGTTAGCTGCAGGCAACCGCACAGCACCCCTGCTCAACACCACCTCTG GTAAAGCTCCTCCCAACTTGGCCCAAGGTGTGCCACCTCTCCTGGCCAACCAGTACATCATGGGCCCTGGTGGCTTGCTACCTGCTTACCCG caGATCTATGGATACGAGGACTTGCAAATGCTGCAGTCTCGCCTTCCTATG GATTATTATGGTGTAACATTCCCTGGTACTGCGGCTGCTATGCCTGGAAGAGAGAGCCTGGCCAATAATCCATATACTG GTGAAGCGACAAAGTTTGGCAGGAATGATTCATCATCTCCAGCTCCCCCAACGAGCCTGTCTACAGCCGGGGTGCAATCACAGCCCCAGCAGGCTCAGCAGGCAGGAAACCAGGGTCAAGGCCAGGGGCAGGGTCAGCAAACACAGAACCAGGCGTTCCTCAATCCCCCTCTGCCCCCTGGCTACGGATACACTG GTCTGCCGTACTATGCTGGTATGCCGGGGGTTCCCTCAGCCTTCCAGTATGGCCCCACCGTCTTTGTGCCTCCTGCTTCGGCCAAGCAACCTGCAATGGGCCTGGCCAACCCCTCCAATCAGTATCACCAACAGCATCAGCCCAATTACGGACAGCATGCATATGGCGCAG CACCAGGACTGTCAGGGTCAGGCACCGGTGGAGGAGTACCGGACATGGGAGGTTCAATCTACAGCAAAACTCAG TCATTTGACAAGCAGGGCTTCCACACGGGGACACCGCCTCCCTTCAGCCTGCCTTCAGCGCTGGGGGGAACAGGGCCCCTGAACCCTGGGGGTGCTCCTGGCTACGCCCCTGCTCCCTTCCTGCACATCCTGCCACCGCACCAACAGCCCCACTCCCAGCTGCTGCACCATCACCTCACACAGGACGGACAG GGTGGTCCTGGTCAGCGCAGTCAGTCCAGCAGCATGCAGCAGAAAAACCAAGGCAACAAGTCCAGCTACGGCACCTCCCCCTACTGGGCCAACTGA